A region of the Synechococcus sp. PCC 7502 genome:
AGAGGTGATGTGGAGCAACGCAAACCCCGCCGCCCCCGCCGTTCCTCTGATGCGGTAATAGATATTGACGAAGATGACATCCGCCCCATCGCCCCTAAGTCTCGTCGTCCTAAAACTGATCGCCCTGATCGCGACTCAGATCGTCCTACTTCTCCTTCTAATGAATCTCCCATTGATTCTGAGTGGAACCGAGATGTACCGCCCCGCCGACCCAAAAGACCGAGAAATTCTGAGCCATCTTCTAACTTTGAAACCGATGAACAAGATTGGTAGTTTTAAGTATCAATGATTCCAAACCATACCTTCAGTTCCTTTCTATAATTTTCTATATTTCTAAAGATATTTGTATTTAAGCAAGTAATTTAGACTATTGTTGGATTACCCAACTCAATTTACTCAACTTAATTGATCAACCCTACTAGCAATACTAACTGTGAGCTATTGCGTTAACCCCAATTGTACTAGACCAGATAATCCAGATAAGGCAACGGTATGTCTTGCGTGTGGTGCTGCATTAAAGCTCAAAGGTAGTTTTTCCGCAATTAGACCTCTAGGACGTGGCGGTTTTGGGGCAACTTATTTGGCAGTGGATGAAAGTTTACCCGGACATCCTCCGTGTGTTATTAAACAATTACGTCCTAATACCCAATCTGCCAGTGTGCTGAAAATGGCAAGGGAGTTATTTGAACGGGAAGCTACAACCCTTGGTAGAATTGGCAACCATCCACAAATCCCCCGACTATTAGCATATTTTGAAGAGGCAGCAAATTTTTATCTGGTGCAAGAATATGTGGAAGGGGAAACCCTAAAGCAGGAATTTGAACGCAAAGGCAACTTCAAAGAGATTGATATTATTAAAGTCCTTTCCGAAATTCTGCCAGCTTTGGGGTTCATGCATCAAAATGGCGTAATTCACCGAGATATTAAGCCTGCTAATATTATTCGCCGTAAACAAGATGCTCAATTAGTTCTAATTGATTTTGGTGCAGTTTCAACTCAAACTAATAGGGCTACCGCTGAAGAAGAAGAGGGTGGGCTACTGACCAGCTTTGCCATTGGTACCCCCGGTTTTGCTCCACCTGAACAGATGGCAATGCGCCCAGTTTACTCTAGTGACATCTATGCCACAGCTATGACCTGCCTATATTTAATGACAGGTCGTTCTCCTAAGGATTTCCCCCATGATCCATATACGGGCGAGATTAATTGGCGATCAGAGGTAAATCTTAGTGAAAATATGGCTGCGATTTTCAATAAAATGCTGCAAATTTCAGTTTCCCAGCGGTTTCGTACAGCTGAGGAAGTAATTGCTGCCATGGGAGCCAAGTCAGCCCCAACAATCACCGCATCCAGACCACCTGCCTCCAATCCCGTTACTCCTAAACGATCTACAACTAGTTTACGCACTTCTACCACTAGAGGCGGTTCCACCCAAGGAGCAGGTAAGTTTAGTACCCAAGATTTATCGGGTGGTTCTACTACTGGTAAAGCCATCACTCCTCGTACCCAATCAACTAGAGGCTGGACAAAGTCCCCAACTGGTGAAGACGATAGCTTTACGCGCACAAGGGATCAAACCTACATTGGTAAAGAACTAGGTAAAGAACTTAAAGGTGGTAGAAAAGTCATTGTTGAGTATGGTCATGGAAAGCGCAACTTTGCCAACCTTGATCTATCTAAGGCATCCTTGGCAGGGACAAACCTGTCAGGAATCGTGATGAGTCGCTCTAAGCTGGTCGAAACAGATTTTTGTCAGTCAGATTTAACCCACGCCAGCTTTACTGGAGCAATTATGACTCAAGTTAAATTAAATGGAGCTAATTTGGCTCAAGCGAAGATGCAACGTGCCATTTTAACTAAAGCCGATTTAGGTGGTGCCTGCTTAAATCAGGCTGACTTGAGGGAAGCAAACCTCCAATCCGCCTATATGAGCAAAGCAGATTTATCAGGGGCAGATTTAACCGGTGCCAATCTTAAGGGCGCATACTTGAGTCAAGCTAATCTACGGGGCACTAATTTATCTGGGGCTGATTTAAAGGGAGCTAGGATTACGGATGAGCAAATAGCAACAGCCAAAACTAATTGGGCAACGGTTCGTCCCGATGGTAGTAAGAAAATATTTTAATGGCTACTTGGCAATGTATTCAAAATTGTGGTGCCTGTTGCCACCTTGACCCCAGCGATCGCCCCGATCTGGCAGAATATTTAACCCCAATCCAGTTAGAGCAGTATCTGAGTATGGTGGGGATTGACGGTTGGTGCATTAATTTTGATCAAGTCACTAGAGCCTGTAAAATTTACGCTGATCGCCCCCGATTTTGTCGTGTTGAATCAGAAATATTTTCAGAAATGTTTGGCATAACGGCAGAAGAATTAAATGACTTTGCGATAGACTGCTGCCGAGAACAAATTATGGATCGCTATGGGGACTATTCCTTAGAAAGCATTAGATTTGAGCAGGCAATAGGCAGTTCTAGTATAATTAGTACTAATAACCCATACTAACTAGCAAATAGCGTACAATGGGTCTGACTATATAGAGGCATCATGTGGTGGGAGCAGCCCACTTTTTTTGTTTCTTGATTTTATTTCTGTTTATATCCTAGAGCGATTTTATATGAGTCATCCCTTAATTCCCCCCGTCACGGAAATTGCTGAGGCGATCGCTATACCCCTGAATTTAGAGGTCGTAGAGGTTGCTATATATACCCATAAAAATCCAGCAATCCTGCGGATTGATATCCGTAATCTTAACGAACATACAGGACTTGAAGACTGTGAAC
Encoded here:
- a CDS encoding serine/threonine-protein kinase — its product is MSYCVNPNCTRPDNPDKATVCLACGAALKLKGSFSAIRPLGRGGFGATYLAVDESLPGHPPCVIKQLRPNTQSASVLKMARELFEREATTLGRIGNHPQIPRLLAYFEEAANFYLVQEYVEGETLKQEFERKGNFKEIDIIKVLSEILPALGFMHQNGVIHRDIKPANIIRRKQDAQLVLIDFGAVSTQTNRATAEEEEGGLLTSFAIGTPGFAPPEQMAMRPVYSSDIYATAMTCLYLMTGRSPKDFPHDPYTGEINWRSEVNLSENMAAIFNKMLQISVSQRFRTAEEVIAAMGAKSAPTITASRPPASNPVTPKRSTTSLRTSTTRGGSTQGAGKFSTQDLSGGSTTGKAITPRTQSTRGWTKSPTGEDDSFTRTRDQTYIGKELGKELKGGRKVIVEYGHGKRNFANLDLSKASLAGTNLSGIVMSRSKLVETDFCQSDLTHASFTGAIMTQVKLNGANLAQAKMQRAILTKADLGGACLNQADLREANLQSAYMSKADLSGADLTGANLKGAYLSQANLRGTNLSGADLKGARITDEQIATAKTNWATVRPDGSKKIF
- a CDS encoding YkgJ family cysteine cluster protein — translated: MATWQCIQNCGACCHLDPSDRPDLAEYLTPIQLEQYLSMVGIDGWCINFDQVTRACKIYADRPRFCRVESEIFSEMFGITAEELNDFAIDCCREQIMDRYGDYSLESIRFEQAIGSSSIISTNNPY